The Rhodococcus triatomae genome includes a window with the following:
- a CDS encoding ABC transporter ATP-binding protein, translating into MHAMEARKLRKLYRGTPAVEDVDLHVEEGEILGVLGRNGAGKTTTVEMIAGLRRPDSGSVRILGLDPHRDRRQVREVLGVQLQSSALHSALTVDELVRLYRTFYTHGADPDELVDAVGLEAKRGTRFEKLSGGQQQRLSIALALVGRPRVVLLDELTTGLDPEARRKIWGLVERLRADGVAVLLVSHLMEEVERLCDRVTIIDRGRVAAEGTPTELVGSAGFEQQVSFRTREAFDTRVLDRLPEVTGVRVDGDRVEITGGGDLLQTVSTALVHGGVVATETRLQRATLDDAFLALTGRPLTEHEPTEPHGQETLR; encoded by the coding sequence ATGCACGCGATGGAAGCGCGGAAGCTGCGCAAGCTCTATCGAGGGACACCGGCCGTCGAGGACGTCGACCTGCACGTCGAGGAGGGCGAGATCCTCGGTGTGCTCGGCCGGAACGGCGCGGGCAAGACGACGACGGTGGAAATGATCGCGGGGCTGCGCCGCCCCGACTCGGGCAGCGTCCGGATCCTCGGACTCGATCCGCACCGAGACCGTCGGCAGGTGCGGGAGGTTCTCGGCGTGCAGTTGCAGTCGAGCGCACTCCACTCGGCACTCACGGTGGACGAACTGGTTCGCCTCTACCGCACCTTCTACACCCACGGGGCCGACCCGGACGAGCTCGTCGATGCGGTCGGGCTCGAGGCGAAACGTGGCACCCGGTTCGAGAAGCTCTCCGGCGGGCAACAACAGCGGCTCTCCATCGCCCTCGCGCTCGTCGGGCGCCCACGCGTCGTGCTGCTCGACGAGTTGACCACCGGCCTCGACCCGGAGGCCCGCCGCAAGATCTGGGGCCTCGTCGAGAGGTTGCGGGCCGACGGTGTCGCCGTGCTGCTCGTCAGTCACCTCATGGAGGAGGTCGAGCGGCTCTGCGACCGTGTCACGATCATCGACCGGGGACGCGTGGCCGCCGAAGGCACGCCCACCGAACTCGTCGGATCGGCAGGGTTCGAGCAGCAGGTGTCGTTCCGGACCCGGGAGGCGTTCGACACCCGGGTCCTCGACCGGCTGCCCGAGGTCACCGGCGTCCGCGTGGACGGCGACCGGGTCGAGATCACCGGCGGCGGCGACCTACTGCAGACCGTCAGCACCGCCCTCGTGCACGGCGGTGTCGTCGCCACCGAGACCCGTCTGCAGCGGGCCACGCTCGACGACGCCTTCCTCGCACTCACCGGCCGGCCACTCACCGAACACGAACCCACCGAACCCCACGGACAGGAGACACTCCGATGA
- a CDS encoding response regulator encodes MLLVDDQTLVRQGIRSLLGLTDDVEVVAEADDGMSGLAAVAEYRPDVVLLDLRMPRHDGIWMLEALRDSDVDVPVLVLTTFDDDELVLRAIRSGAKGYLLKDVTLDQLVGGVRALASGGTWVQPAITDRVLRAAVAGPAADADDVRVESLTDRETEVLRLLASGYSNREIADVLFLAEGTVKNHVSTVLLKLGARDRTNAVLRALQQGLLG; translated from the coding sequence GTGTTGCTCGTCGACGACCAGACCCTGGTGCGGCAGGGAATTCGCAGCCTGTTGGGCCTCACCGACGATGTCGAGGTGGTGGCCGAGGCGGACGACGGGATGTCCGGTCTGGCCGCGGTCGCCGAGTATCGCCCCGACGTGGTGCTCCTCGATCTGCGGATGCCGCGGCACGACGGTATCTGGATGCTGGAAGCGTTGCGGGACAGCGACGTCGACGTGCCGGTCCTCGTCCTCACCACCTTCGACGACGACGAGCTGGTGTTGCGTGCCATCCGGTCCGGCGCCAAGGGCTATCTCCTCAAGGACGTGACGCTGGACCAACTCGTCGGCGGGGTGCGAGCGCTCGCCTCCGGTGGCACGTGGGTGCAGCCCGCGATCACGGATCGGGTGTTGCGGGCTGCCGTGGCAGGCCCGGCGGCGGACGCCGACGACGTCCGGGTCGAGTCGCTCACCGACCGGGAGACCGAGGTGCTGCGGCTTCTGGCGAGCGGATATTCGAATCGCGAGATCGCCGACGTGCTGTTCCTCGCCGAGGGGACGGTGAAGAACCACGTCTCGACCGTGCTGCTCAAGCTCGGTGCCCGTGACCGCACGAACGCGGTGCTCCGGGCGTTGCAGCAGGGCCTGCTCGGGTGA
- a CDS encoding sensor histidine kinase, translating into MTFGTGGVRPPPNRLDGDEKTAAMRRLGADEWSGLLAVLVCAAAGVPVLVAVALGDSVTTVPPWLWVVVFGVFLAAMVICMVELVRPAAVPWVFGIQVVAGPVLVLAAPSAGLTPILLVFTAAVSAYLVSRPVTVVVVVLNSAVIAWSLWSITDAPGEVLMVTALYVMIQSATVLAVVAQEHEVRLRRELAVAHTELRATSALLADSSRADERLRIARELHDLIGHQLTVLALELEVASHRATPPALEHVTRAREVARELLADVRETVGEMRSSAPDLRESLARIVADLPGLDVELTVDDEVSVDEERSAALVRCAQEVVTNTLRHSGATRLRVAVTVDGDRVVLTGHDNGQGATQVTIGNGLRGITERAESLGGHVEFTADDGFRVVASVLAR; encoded by the coding sequence ATGACTTTCGGCACGGGCGGGGTGCGTCCGCCACCGAATAGACTCGACGGCGATGAGAAGACGGCAGCGATGAGAAGGCTGGGAGCGGACGAATGGTCCGGGCTGCTGGCCGTACTGGTGTGTGCCGCGGCGGGCGTGCCGGTGCTGGTCGCCGTCGCCCTGGGGGACTCGGTGACGACCGTGCCGCCGTGGCTGTGGGTCGTCGTGTTCGGCGTGTTCCTCGCGGCGATGGTGATCTGCATGGTCGAGCTGGTCCGCCCGGCCGCGGTCCCGTGGGTGTTCGGAATCCAGGTGGTCGCGGGCCCGGTGCTGGTTCTCGCCGCGCCGTCCGCCGGACTCACCCCGATCCTGCTCGTGTTCACGGCGGCGGTGAGTGCGTACCTGGTGAGCCGACCGGTGACGGTCGTTGTCGTCGTACTCAATTCGGCGGTCATCGCCTGGTCGCTGTGGTCGATCACCGATGCGCCCGGCGAGGTGCTGATGGTGACGGCGCTGTACGTGATGATCCAGTCGGCGACGGTCCTCGCCGTGGTGGCACAGGAACACGAGGTGCGGCTCCGGCGCGAACTCGCGGTGGCACACACGGAGTTACGGGCCACCAGTGCCCTGTTGGCGGACTCCTCGCGGGCCGACGAACGTCTGCGTATCGCGCGCGAACTGCACGACCTGATCGGTCATCAGCTCACCGTGCTGGCGCTCGAACTCGAGGTGGCCTCGCATCGCGCGACGCCGCCGGCTCTCGAACACGTGACACGTGCCCGCGAGGTGGCGCGCGAGTTGCTCGCCGACGTCCGGGAAACTGTGGGGGAGATGCGGAGCAGTGCACCGGATCTGCGTGAGTCGCTGGCACGGATCGTGGCCGACCTGCCCGGTCTCGACGTCGAACTCACGGTGGACGACGAGGTGTCGGTGGACGAGGAGCGCTCGGCGGCGCTGGTGCGGTGTGCGCAAGAGGTGGTCACCAACACCCTCCGGCATTCCGGGGCGACTCGACTCCGGGTCGCGGTGACGGTGGACGGAGACCGCGTGGTGCTCACGGGACACGACAACGGACAGGGCGCCACTCAGGTCACGATCGGCAACGGGTTGCGCGGTATCACCGAGCGTGCGGAAAGCCTGGGCGGACACGTGGAGTTCACCGCAGACGACGGTTTCCGAGTGGTGGCGTCGGTGCTGGCACGGTGA
- a CDS encoding ABC transporter permease: protein MTTTAAPAGRSPGPKAWAALTLAETKMVVRDTAGLVIPLGLPLLILVMNGMGAGSDEVDGTSGMTVLDLYVMPLVLVMVVATIGVVNMPSFLSYYRKTGVLRRLAVTPANPAMVLVAQVLTSIAQTAIGVGLAVVVAMTVFDANLPRSPFVALGVFALTAAAMYAIGMTVAAIAPSGNASIAIGLVTFFAMGAVGGLFGPAGNLPDPLARVGEVLPFGAAVQALGDAWAGDTPEAGHLASLVTTVVVGALLSARFFRWD from the coding sequence ATGACCACCACCGCCGCACCCGCCGGGCGATCTCCGGGGCCGAAGGCCTGGGCCGCCCTCACCCTCGCCGAGACCAAGATGGTCGTCCGGGACACCGCCGGGCTCGTCATCCCTCTCGGCCTCCCGCTCCTGATTCTCGTCATGAACGGGATGGGCGCCGGCAGTGACGAAGTGGACGGCACCTCCGGGATGACCGTGCTCGACCTGTACGTCATGCCCCTGGTGCTCGTCATGGTCGTCGCGACGATCGGTGTGGTGAACATGCCGAGCTTCCTGTCCTACTACCGCAAGACCGGGGTGCTGCGCAGGCTGGCGGTCACACCGGCGAACCCGGCGATGGTGCTCGTCGCACAGGTCCTCACCAGCATCGCCCAGACCGCGATCGGGGTCGGGCTGGCAGTGGTCGTCGCCATGACGGTGTTCGACGCGAACCTGCCCCGGTCGCCGTTCGTCGCGCTCGGCGTCTTCGCACTGACCGCAGCCGCGATGTATGCCATCGGCATGACGGTGGCGGCCATCGCGCCGAGCGGAAATGCCTCCATCGCAATCGGTCTCGTCACGTTCTTCGCGATGGGCGCGGTCGGCGGCCTGTTCGGGCCCGCGGGCAATCTTCCCGATCCGCTGGCCCGTGTCGGGGAGGTACTGCCCTTCGGCGCTGCCGTACAGGCACTCGGCGACGCCTGGGCGGGGGACACACCCGAGGCAGGCCACCTGGCGAGCCTGGTCACGACCGTCGTCGTCGGAGCTCTGCTCTCGGCCCGGTTCTTCCGCTGGGACTGA
- a CDS encoding GNAT family N-acetyltransferase — protein MSERTPDRDVVVRTFIDTDRPELLALFERAGEGSPSGTLWGHTESEAAVYLTPYMDLEPESLFVAVVDGELAGYLAGCTDSARFPSESERMEAAIRRYRLVFRRRPAAFFARSIADMVWAKLRRIPAAGEFQDARWPAHLHIDLVPEARGRGVGGALMRRWLDRLEALGVPGCHLQTLVENEGAVRFFESSGFVPHGEPRAVPGVRYRGNRVRQRDMVWTAP, from the coding sequence ATGAGCGAACGAACACCCGATCGCGACGTCGTCGTCCGCACCTTCATCGACACGGACCGGCCCGAGCTGCTCGCCCTGTTCGAGCGGGCCGGAGAAGGCTCCCCCTCGGGCACCCTGTGGGGGCACACCGAGTCCGAGGCCGCGGTCTACCTCACCCCGTACATGGATCTCGAGCCGGAATCGCTGTTCGTCGCCGTCGTCGACGGTGAGCTCGCCGGATACCTCGCCGGCTGCACGGACAGCGCCCGGTTCCCGAGCGAGAGCGAACGGATGGAAGCGGCCATCCGCCGATATCGGCTCGTGTTCCGGCGCCGGCCGGCCGCGTTCTTCGCGCGCAGTATCGCCGACATGGTGTGGGCGAAGCTCCGCCGGATTCCGGCAGCCGGGGAGTTCCAGGACGCGCGTTGGCCCGCGCACCTACACATCGACCTCGTTCCCGAGGCCCGCGGACGAGGCGTCGGTGGCGCCCTGATGCGCCGGTGGCTGGACCGGCTGGAGGCTCTGGGCGTACCCGGCTGCCACCTACAGACCCTCGTGGAGAACGAGGGGGCGGTGCGATTCTTCGAGAGCAGCGGTTTCGTCCCGCACGGCGAGCCACGCGCGGTACCCGGTGTCCGATACCGGGGAAACCGGGTCCGTCAACGCGACATGGTGTGGACCGCTCCCTGA
- a CDS encoding uracil-xanthine permease family protein: MTRAPSADPERVHPVDQRLPVGRLFAFGLQHVLIMYAGSVTVPLVFGSAVGLERDTVAMLICASLLVAGIITVIQSLGLGKLAGARLPIVCGSTFVALTPMILIAQQYGLQAVYGSMLVGGLVGIALAWPFARIVRFFPPLVIGSVLTVVGISLIGVSGGLIMGNDPTAADHGDPLRIGLAAAVVVVALAFMCLGRGVWSQLAVLIALAAGTVVAIPLGMVGLGGVSSAAWAGFPTPFHFGAPEFPITAVVAMSIVMAVVLAETTASMLAVSEITGRRLSRGDIARGLAGDGLSGVLGGVFNASVDTVFNQNVGAVATTRVYSRYVTAVSGGILILFGAIPKVGAVIAAVPGPVVGGVGLILFSTIAVVGINTLRRAGLDDRINATIAATAVGIGLLPELAEGLFEHFPSTAQIVLGSGIALAAMVSFGLNLLFNHSPLGEFARRGTDDEPDRGHLSEPDSGTSVPAEDGSRVARSHNSRSAVR; this comes from the coding sequence ATGACCCGAGCACCTTCTGCCGACCCCGAGCGGGTGCATCCCGTCGACCAGCGCCTGCCGGTGGGGCGGTTGTTCGCCTTCGGGCTCCAGCACGTGCTGATCATGTACGCGGGCAGCGTGACCGTTCCGCTCGTGTTCGGTTCCGCGGTGGGCCTCGAGCGGGACACCGTCGCCATGCTGATCTGCGCGTCACTGCTGGTCGCCGGAATCATCACGGTGATCCAGAGCCTGGGTCTCGGGAAGCTGGCGGGCGCGCGGCTTCCGATCGTCTGCGGCTCCACGTTCGTCGCGTTGACGCCGATGATCCTCATCGCGCAGCAGTACGGATTGCAGGCGGTGTACGGCTCGATGCTCGTGGGTGGGTTGGTCGGCATCGCCCTGGCCTGGCCGTTCGCCAGGATCGTGCGCTTCTTCCCGCCGCTCGTGATCGGGTCCGTCCTCACCGTCGTCGGCATCTCCCTGATCGGCGTCTCGGGTGGGCTGATCATGGGTAACGACCCGACCGCCGCGGATCACGGCGACCCGCTGCGCATCGGACTGGCCGCGGCGGTGGTGGTGGTCGCCCTGGCGTTCATGTGCCTCGGACGCGGTGTCTGGTCGCAGCTCGCGGTACTGATCGCGCTCGCCGCAGGCACCGTCGTCGCGATCCCGCTGGGCATGGTGGGTCTCGGTGGTGTGTCGTCCGCGGCGTGGGCGGGGTTTCCCACTCCGTTCCACTTCGGCGCGCCGGAGTTCCCGATCACCGCGGTGGTCGCCATGAGCATCGTGATGGCGGTGGTGCTGGCCGAGACGACGGCGAGCATGCTCGCCGTCAGCGAGATCACCGGTCGCAGGCTGTCCCGCGGCGACATCGCCAGGGGGCTGGCCGGGGACGGGCTGTCCGGCGTCCTCGGCGGCGTGTTCAACGCGTCGGTCGACACCGTCTTCAACCAGAACGTCGGCGCCGTCGCCACGACCCGCGTGTACAGCCGCTACGTGACCGCGGTGAGCGGCGGGATCCTCATTCTGTTCGGCGCGATCCCCAAGGTGGGCGCCGTGATCGCGGCCGTGCCCGGTCCGGTCGTGGGTGGCGTGGGTCTGATCCTCTTCTCCACCATCGCCGTCGTCGGGATCAACACCTTGCGGCGCGCGGGGCTCGACGACCGGATCAACGCCACCATCGCCGCCACGGCAGTCGGCATCGGCCTGCTACCGGAGCTGGCAGAGGGGCTCTTCGAGCACTTCCCGTCCACCGCGCAAATCGTGCTGGGTAGCGGGATCGCGTTGGCGGCGATGGTCTCGTTCGGCCTCAACCTGCTGTTCAATCACAGCCCGCTCGGTGAGTTCGCGCGCAGGGGTACCGACGACGAGCCGGATCGGGGTCACCTGTCGGAACCCGATTCCGGGACGAGTGTTCCGGCCGAGGACGGGTCGAGGGTGGCACGGTCACACAACTCCCGTAGCGCCGTGCGGTAG
- the ligD gene encoding non-homologous end-joining DNA ligase, translating into MASSRKASPAVELEVDGRTVRISNPDRIYFPETGTTKLDLVNYYLSVGDGIVRALGDRPCMLHRFPDGLAGDKVHQKRLPRGAPEWIRTVRVDFPRYGRHADELCVTHLADVVWAVQMSTVEFHPWNSRRADVERPDEWRIDLDPMPDCDFDCVRRVASVVHEVLDEIGATGWPKTSGGRGLHVYVRIEPRWGFGDVRRAALAFAREVERRSPQDVTTTWWRKDRDPAKLFVDYNQNARDHTIASAYSVRGVPSATVSTPVTWDEIHDVDPRAFTVETVPARFAELGDLHAGIDDAVFALDPLLEWAERDEAAGAADPGGADH; encoded by the coding sequence ATGGCGTCGAGCAGGAAGGCCTCGCCCGCAGTCGAACTCGAGGTGGACGGCCGGACGGTCCGGATCTCCAATCCGGACCGGATCTACTTCCCCGAGACCGGCACCACCAAGCTGGATCTGGTGAACTACTACCTGAGCGTCGGTGACGGGATCGTGCGCGCGCTGGGGGATCGTCCGTGCATGTTGCACCGCTTCCCCGACGGGCTCGCGGGCGACAAGGTGCACCAGAAACGCCTGCCTCGTGGTGCGCCGGAATGGATCCGGACCGTGCGCGTGGATTTTCCGCGCTACGGGCGGCACGCGGACGAACTGTGCGTCACGCATCTCGCGGACGTCGTGTGGGCCGTGCAGATGTCGACGGTGGAGTTCCACCCGTGGAACTCGCGCCGCGCCGACGTCGAACGTCCGGACGAGTGGCGCATCGACCTCGATCCGATGCCGGACTGCGACTTCGACTGCGTGCGCCGCGTCGCGTCGGTGGTGCACGAGGTGCTCGACGAGATCGGCGCGACCGGGTGGCCGAAGACGTCCGGCGGGCGCGGGCTGCACGTGTACGTCCGGATCGAGCCGCGGTGGGGATTCGGGGACGTCCGCCGGGCCGCCCTCGCCTTCGCTCGGGAAGTGGAGCGACGCAGCCCCCAGGACGTGACCACCACGTGGTGGCGCAAGGACCGCGATCCGGCGAAGCTGTTCGTCGACTACAACCAGAACGCTCGTGATCACACCATCGCGAGCGCGTACTCGGTGCGGGGGGTGCCGTCGGCGACCGTGTCGACCCCGGTGACGTGGGACGAGATCCACGACGTCGACCCTCGTGCCTTCACCGTCGAGACCGTGCCCGCCCGGTTCGCCGAACTCGGCGACCTGCACGCGGGCATCGACGACGCGGTGTTCGCCCTCGACCCGCTCCTGGAATGGGCGGAGCGGGACGAGGCCGCGGGCGCCGCGGACCCGGGTGGCGCCGACCACTGA
- a CDS encoding alpha/beta hydrolase has protein sequence MTPVTSRRRPLRHRFSALIAATLALLTAATVAAAGAGAAPVPGPARTVPSGGYEELWVPSAMGNVKVQVQWAARGGNASLYLLDGLRALPDRNAWSFDTNAMDQFRHDNITLVMPVGGESSFYTDWYYPSNFNQQQVTYKWETFLTRELPDFLARYGVERSNTGIAGVSMGGTAAMTLAAHHRDQFKFAGSYSGYLNTTAPGMREAIRIAMLDAGRYNVDAMWGPPWNPAWLRNDPFVVAPQLQGMSLYVSAGTGFPGIYDHPGAPIEYWNTAMGMGLELLSMTSSRAFQIRLATLGIPATFSFPPSGIHSWPYWSGELWQSRAQILHTLNAW, from the coding sequence ATGACCCCTGTGACATCGAGACGGCGCCCGCTGCGGCACCGATTCAGCGCCCTGATCGCCGCCACTCTCGCCCTCCTCACCGCCGCGACCGTGGCCGCCGCCGGAGCGGGCGCCGCCCCGGTACCCGGCCCGGCCCGCACCGTGCCGTCGGGCGGATACGAGGAACTGTGGGTGCCCTCGGCCATGGGGAACGTCAAGGTGCAGGTGCAGTGGGCTGCCCGCGGCGGGAATGCCTCGCTCTACCTGCTCGACGGATTGCGCGCTCTCCCGGACCGCAACGCATGGTCGTTCGACACGAACGCGATGGACCAGTTCCGACACGACAACATCACGCTGGTGATGCCGGTGGGTGGCGAGTCCAGCTTCTACACCGACTGGTACTACCCCAGCAATTTCAACCAGCAGCAGGTCACCTACAAATGGGAGACCTTTCTGACCCGGGAACTCCCGGACTTCCTCGCCCGGTACGGAGTGGAGCGCAGCAACACCGGAATCGCCGGTGTCTCGATGGGTGGCACCGCCGCGATGACCCTGGCCGCGCACCACCGCGACCAGTTCAAGTTCGCCGGCTCGTACTCCGGCTACCTCAACACCACCGCCCCCGGCATGCGCGAGGCGATCCGGATCGCGATGCTCGATGCGGGCCGCTACAACGTCGACGCCATGTGGGGCCCGCCGTGGAACCCGGCCTGGCTCCGCAACGACCCGTTCGTGGTCGCTCCGCAGCTACAGGGCATGTCGCTGTACGTGTCCGCGGGCACCGGCTTCCCCGGCATCTACGACCACCCGGGCGCCCCGATCGAGTACTGGAACACCGCGATGGGCATGGGCCTGGAGCTTCTGTCGATGACCTCGTCCCGGGCGTTCCAGATCAGGCTCGCAACCCTCGGGATCCCGGCGACGTTCAGCTTCCCGCCGTCCGGCATCCATTCCTGGCCGTACTGGTCCGGCGAACTGTGGCAGTCCCGCGCACAGATCCTCCACACCCTGAACGCCTGGTGA
- a CDS encoding GAP family protein: MDVVLLASLAGLALLDSTSIGTLVIPVWMLLAPGRPPVRRLVLYLGVLAAFYFVVGVLILSVARAGVVVSEGLIDTPVVRIAQLALGVGLFAWSFRFDSKKRREAGESDRTAAWRNRALRPDRSSGSVATLAVSAGVVELVTMLPYLAAIALIVAGGYTVVSSLPLLAGYCLIMVIPAGIVLAARVAGGARLDGPLQRLDGFLSRHADSAIGWVIGIAGFLLARDAAAALFTG, from the coding sequence GTGGACGTCGTGCTGCTCGCGTCACTCGCGGGCCTGGCCCTCCTGGACAGCACGAGCATCGGCACCCTGGTCATCCCGGTGTGGATGCTCCTCGCCCCGGGCCGGCCGCCGGTGCGCCGCCTCGTCCTCTATCTCGGTGTCCTCGCCGCCTTCTACTTCGTCGTGGGCGTCCTGATACTTTCCGTCGCCCGCGCCGGCGTCGTGGTGAGCGAGGGACTGATCGACACTCCGGTCGTGCGGATCGCGCAGCTGGCCCTGGGCGTCGGTCTGTTCGCGTGGAGCTTCCGATTCGACTCGAAGAAGCGGAGGGAGGCGGGCGAATCGGATCGCACCGCCGCATGGCGCAACCGCGCTCTGCGACCGGACCGGTCATCGGGATCGGTCGCCACCTTGGCCGTGTCCGCCGGAGTGGTGGAACTGGTCACCATGTTGCCGTACCTCGCGGCCATCGCCCTGATCGTGGCGGGCGGGTACACGGTCGTGAGTTCGTTGCCGTTGCTGGCGGGGTACTGCCTGATCATGGTGATTCCGGCCGGGATCGTTCTCGCTGCTCGCGTCGCGGGCGGAGCCCGTCTGGACGGTCCGTTGCAGCGGTTGGACGGGTTCCTGTCCCGGCACGCGGACAGCGCGATCGGATGGGTGATCGGGATCGCCGGGTTCCTGCTGGCCCGCGACGCCGCCGCGGCGCTGTTCACGGGGTGA
- a CDS encoding alpha/beta hydrolase: MNPARRRPALVWLLTAVLTAAAWLVPLTDPPAADARVTRIDVFSPSMNRWIANDVITPATGAPTPTFYLLTGIGGGEDGISWFNNSHVRDFFAGENVTVVLPVGGAFSMYTDWIADDPVLGRNSWQTYLTRELPAAVEQRFPSTGLRAIGGVSMSGGPALDLAIQAPGFYRAAASYSGCPMTSGPLGEAIVRSMVEVGGRGNAANMWGPFGAPLWTVHDPMANAARLHGVEVFVSAASGWPGPIDNHDPGFVVPQTIGGAAVEALAAACTGLFELRLRSLGVPATFRYYPEGSHSWGLFEAELRDSWPLIARAIGA, encoded by the coding sequence ATGAACCCCGCCAGGCGACGACCGGCGCTGGTCTGGCTCCTCACCGCCGTCCTCACGGCCGCGGCGTGGCTCGTGCCGCTCACGGACCCACCGGCGGCGGACGCCCGGGTCACCCGGATCGACGTGTTCTCTCCGTCGATGAACCGGTGGATCGCCAATGACGTCATCACCCCCGCCACCGGAGCGCCCACGCCGACGTTCTACCTCCTCACCGGGATCGGCGGTGGCGAGGACGGCATCTCGTGGTTCAACAACAGCCACGTCCGCGACTTCTTCGCCGGAGAGAACGTCACGGTCGTGCTCCCGGTCGGCGGTGCCTTCAGCATGTACACCGACTGGATCGCCGACGATCCGGTGCTCGGGCGCAACAGCTGGCAGACGTACCTCACCCGCGAGCTACCGGCTGCGGTCGAGCAGCGCTTCCCGAGCACGGGACTCCGCGCGATCGGCGGAGTGTCCATGTCCGGCGGACCCGCACTGGATCTGGCGATCCAGGCACCCGGTTTCTACCGGGCCGCCGCCTCGTACAGCGGGTGCCCGATGACGAGTGGCCCACTCGGTGAGGCGATCGTCCGTTCCATGGTCGAGGTGGGCGGGCGGGGCAACGCCGCGAACATGTGGGGGCCGTTCGGGGCGCCGCTGTGGACCGTCCACGACCCGATGGCCAACGCGGCCAGACTGCACGGGGTCGAGGTGTTCGTGTCCGCGGCCAGCGGGTGGCCGGGCCCGATCGACAACCACGACCCGGGGTTCGTCGTGCCCCAGACCATCGGTGGCGCCGCCGTCGAGGCTCTGGCGGCGGCGTGCACCGGCCTGTTCGAACTACGCCTCCGCTCTCTCGGTGTGCCCGCGACGTTCCGCTACTACCCGGAGGGTTCGCACTCCTGGGGGCTGTTCGAGGCCGAACTCCGGGACTCGTGGCCGCTGATCGCCCGGGCGATCGGTGCCTGA